The Deltaproteobacteria bacterium DNA segment GGTGATATTCAGCGTGTTCGGGATCATCTTCGCTATCCGATCGACATCGGCATACGGCATGTTGAAAACCCGCCCGACATCCCGCACGACCGCCTTCGCCTTCATCTTTCCGAATGTGATGATCTGGGCCACATTTCCATACTTCTTCTGCACGTAGTGGATCACCTCGTCCCGTCGATCCATGCAAAAGTCGATATCCATGTCCGGCATGCTGATTCGTTCCGGATTGATAAACCGCTCGAAGAGCAAATTGTACGGCATCGGATCGAGATCTGTGATGTTGAGACAATAGACAACAAGACTCCCTGCTGCCGATCCTCGTCCCGGCCCCACAGGAATCTTTTGACCCTTCGCATATTCGATAAAGTCGGCGACGATCAGAAAATAGCCGGCGAATCCGGTCTTCTTGATCATCGTGAGTTCCTGCCTGAGGCGCTCTTCGTACCTCTTCTGCTGCGCTTCAACCTCCTCAGGCGCGAAGCGGCGTTGAATTTGAGACCATCTCTTTTCAAAACCTTCCCACGCCTTTTCTTCGAGGTAGTCATCGAGACCCTTCCCCTCTGGTGTTTGAAATTTCGGGAAGTGGTAGTTTTTGAAATCGAGTTCCAGGTGACACCGTTTGGCAATCTCAAGGGTTGATTCCAACGCCTGGGGAAGGTTTTTGAAAAGTTCCTGCATCTCCTCAGCAGAACGCAGATAAAAGGCATCTGTTCCAAACTTCATCCGGTCGTCATCGAGGAGTGTTTTGCCGGTCTGGATACAGAGGAGCGCTTCATGCGCCGTAGAATTTTCACGACGCAGGTAGTGGCAATCGTTCGTCGCGACGAGCGGAAGAGAGAGTTTTTGGGAGAGTTCCTTCAAAATAGCGTTGTGCTGGTTTTGAGGGGCGAGCCCATTTTCCTGAATTTCGAGATAAAACCGGTCTCCAAAAATGGATTGGAACTCCTCGGCAACCTGCGAGGCGCCCCCTACCCCACCTTCCAATGCCGCCTCGGCCATCTCACTCGCGAGACACCCGGAAAGGGCAATAAGCCCCTCTCCATGGGCCTTCAGAAGCTCCTTATCAATCCTCGGTTTGTAATAAAACCCCTCGAGGTGGGCGAGCGAGACCAGTTTTATCAGGTTCTGATACCCTTCCCGATCGATCGCGAGGAGCGTCAGATGGTGGTAAGGCTCATACCCCCGCCGGACCTTTTTCTCAAAACGACTGCCATGGGACTGGATATAGACCTCACACCCGATGATCGGCTTGATCCCTGCCTTCGTCGCCTTCTGATAAAATTCAATCGCGCCGTAAAGATTTCCGTGATCGGTCATCGCAACCGCCGGCATCCGAAACTCGCGGGCCCTCTCGCAGAGGTCATCGATCGTAATCGCCCCGTCGAGGAGGCTGTATTGGGTGTGAAGATGGAGGTGGACGAAATCAGACATCGCGCATGGAGGGTAAGGAATTCGTCATCGATAAGTCAATCAAACAAAATCAAAAATCGGGTTGCAGAAATCAGAAGGGGTGTTTAGTTTTATTCCGTGATCAAGGAAATTGTTGCCAAGATAAGGACAAAGGGCCCAGAACTTGAGGAGTGGATACAAGGACGCCAAGGGGTTGCCCCCCCTCCCGTGACCCTCTCGACCGATATCCGCAATGCAGGCTTCAAGATTTCCGTAGTCGATACAAACATTTACCCGGCCGGTTTTAACAATCTCTGTGAGACGTTTTCTGAGAATGCCTCGAAGGCGTTTGCCCGTTATTTTGAAAAATATCATCCCGAGATCAAACATATCCATATTTATCCCGAGGCCCACACGCGGAATGAATTTTATCAGGAAAATCTGAAGGCGCTGGTTCGGATCCTTTCCGCGGCCGGTTTTGAGACAACGGTCGGGCTTGAATTAAGGAGGGCGGATCTGATCCTGATGAATAATGACCTCTCTTCCGGCTACCCGGAGGAGTTGAAGGCGCTTTCGATCCCTGTCATCCCCTCTCCGCTCCTTGGTTGGCATTCACGAAGGAAAAGCATCCATTTTCAGATTTATGGGGATCTGATCCGTGAGGTTGCAGCTCTCTTGGAAATTGACCCCTGGCTTCTAACTCCGCTCTCGACCGTCGAGAGTGCGATTGACCTGGGAAGTACGACCTGTCTCGATCGACTCCAGCAGTCGGCAGATCAATTACTCCGGGAGATTAGAATAAAGTACCAGCAGTATGGGATTCGACAGGAGCCGTATCTCTTCGTGAAGAACAACTCCGGCACCTATGGCTTGGGGGTCCTGCCGATCGATTCCGGTGCCGAGCTGCTCCAACTCTCAAGCCGCCTCCGGAAAAAGATCGAGTATGCGAAAGGGGGTCGACCGGTGACGGAACTGCTGTTCCAGGAGGGGCTGCAAACGATCGATCTCTATGAGGGGAAGCCTCTGGAACCGGTCGTCTATTTGGTCGGTGGGACGCCTGTTGGGACCTTTTTCCGCTATCATGATGAAAGGAACGAACGTCAAAACCTGAACGCCCCCGGCATGCGGTTTTCCTGCGTTTGTTATCACCAGACCGATCATGCGGAGGACCTCTTCACCGTTTGCGATCTGGTCGCTCGAATCGCCTCCGTCGCTGCAACACTGGAGATGGGTTATGTTCCCAAATAAGTTCTAAGCGCCTCTTCCATCATCCGGTGATATCGCCTTCCTCGGGGGGTCGCGGTCAAAGCTCCTGGAAGTTGGGCGGCATGGAACAAACCAACCCAGACTTTTTTCTTCCAGAGGTGTCCTGAGGGTGAAAAAACGAGTTGCCCTTCAGGGTTAAATTCTTCCTGCGTGTCTTCCCTTCGTACCTCTTCAGTAGAGATCGGTTTTTCACGCTTTGACCGAAGCCGGCCAACCATCCTTCGTGCCTGTATCGGAGTGGCCCCATGCTCCCGTCTCCACGATCTGGTTCCGTTGGCCTCGGCAGCCCGACGTGTCAGATGCTCAAGGATATTTTCTGAATTAAGATCGCTTCCATGAACCGCAAAAAGCCTGTTCATTCTGACCCCTAATCTCGAAAGCCAAGGGACGAGCTTCTCTCCCGGCCCTCGATCCCAATCTGTTGAAAGGATCTCTCTGACGGCATCCCGTTCCCGTTGTTCCAGAGAGACCCCGGGACTTTCCGGCTGGACGGCACGAAGGACAAAATTTTTCCTCATCGGGTGGTTAGGCATTCCAGGCTCAAGGATAGGCCTGAACCTATGGTATGCCCGTATCACTCGAAGCATCGGATCTGGCGATAATTTTGGCGTATCGACATCGACATGCCATTGTGCCGCTACAGAACGATCGTTATGCGTCCCTTCGGCACCCAATTTCATCAAGGTATGGGCAACAGAACCTTCCAATTCATCATAGAGCCCCCCCGCCCGACTTTCATGAAAACGAAGCTCACAAAAATCAAGAGGCTCCAAGACAATATCCAAAGAAACTCGAACCCCATTCTTTTCAGCCTGAATCCCTGTATATGCTTCGACACTTCTTCCACTCAATTTGCCGGTCTCCGCAAGCTTTCTTAGATGTTTGTAAGCATCCCCAAAACTGGTAAATGTCTCTGGAAGCTCTTGACCAATATCTCCTCCAGCGGCATCTGTAAGCACGATTGAATCAAAACGGACCTTTCCTGCCGTCCTGTCGTAATGCCATCTTTGCAGTCCCGTATCGTCTTTAATGTAGGAGAAGGTGTAGCTCTCACCCCCCCCTCGTTCAATCGCCGTCATCATCGCCCGATGAACAAAATCGGCATCCTCTCCGGTCCGACGACTCTCTTGGGCCGCAAGCCACTTTAAAGCCCCCTCATAGTTATCACTAAACCGCTTCAAAATCTCATCGGCGGGCGCAATAGAGGGTCCCTTGGCCACGAGTGGAATTTCAATCCTTTCCCCATTGATAGAGGCATAGATGAGATTGGATGAACTCATTTGACGGACATAAATAAAATATTCTTTTCCCTGGTAATGAAACCGAACATCGAGGGTTGGGTGAACCTTGCTCCACTTTCCAAATCGAGGCTTCGTAGGGGGGGTTTTTGTGCATTTCCACCCTTTTGCCTCAAGATCAGCGACCATCTTTTCAATTTGTTGCGTTCGAGGGAGGCCAAGTTTATATTCCCACTCTCCGCCAACCCTTCGACCATCTCGGGCAGCCAGAGGATACAGTTCTGTCGCTGACCACCGTTGGACCATCATCGATTGCACAACTGCCCTGGCCTCTCTCACTTGCTCGACTGTAATCGGAGTTCGTCGATCACGGGCATGTCTCAAAATCACTTCCAAAAGTTCGTCGCAATCAAGCTCTTCAAGGTCTTCTGCATGACGATGATAGGAACCCATCACCGCATGAGAATCGTCTGCCAGTCTCTTGACCGCCTTTTCTACAGCCAAGTCTCCTGTTTTGCGCCTCCCGCGATAATGCTCAGCAACTCGGAAAACAGCGCTGTCTTCGAGACCGAGCTCGTGGCCAATCAGGGCCGCTATATTGAAAGGGTCATTCTGAACCTGATCCACATTTTCCACCCCGCTTGTTCGAATCGCCCTTCCGATCTCCCGTCCCGATCTTTCCACATGAGATTCAAGACCGAAAAGACGACGACCGACACCGCTCCAGGCCTGACGCGAGAGGGTGTCAAAGGTAAAGAAGACCGTCATCCCTGTCTGGAAGCAGAGTGAAAGACCAGTCCCCAGATCCCGATCACTCCCCTCCCATTGCTGATAGAGTTCCTTCGTACTCCAGGCATCCACCCCGATACTGGCAATGCCGATGCCGTTCTGAATCCAGGTCAATCGAACCAGTTGATCTTCTACAAAGGCGAGACCCTGTCGGGTAAACCGTTGAAATAAAGAGTTGCGAAAGAGACTCAAGCCGACACAACCAACCGTCGCAAGGCCGGTCAGGACCAGCAGCCAATCTTGGGCCTTTTCGGCCGGTTTCTGATATTGATCTTTGGAGATCCTTTCGACAGCCCGTATAGAGTTCCAGGCCATCCCACCTATTCCCCAGAAGCCAGCCTTTTGAAATGCCTGGGGTGATCCGAAGTAAGAGGTCGCTTGAGTCAGGCATGATTGTTTGCCAAGCAGGGATCCTGAGAGGGTATGTGTCCAGTGACCGGCGCTGGCTAGAAAGGCATATCCGCCGGCAAAGTGCGCTCCATAGTCAAGAGCTGTGATAAAAAAAGTCATTTTTACCCCAAGCGTCTTTTTGTTCGGCAGCTATTTTCATGAAGTTGTCAAGAAAATGACATTTCCCACAACTTTTTTTTAAAAATGGCGATACGGGCCACAGAAACATGAGTGGAGCGATCTCTTATATCCTGAGGCCTTTGATTCAACCTGACCCGGCGGTCAAGGCATCTCTCTGGGGAGTTGCAAGGCTTGTCGGTTATCTTGGCGCCCTAGGCCTCGTCGCAAAGACAGACTTCTTTAGAAGCCCTGATGACCTGATCAATGGTGTTCATAAGAGTGGTCTCTTCCTTAAAGATATCTTCACTGGAAGCTCATTCTCTGACGCTGCCTCAGCAATTTCCGAAGAGCAATACAATCGACGAGCTGCCCAGGATCGTGATTTTGCAAGTCTTGGAGGGACACGAGACGTTCTTAAGCCTATTGCCGCTACCTCGATGATTGCCTTAGGTGTGGCACAAACCTGGCATGAACTCGGAAGATGGTACCAGACACCAAAAGCGGGGACGCCGGAATATACTGCTTTCGTCAAAGAACATGGAAAGAGGATGCCCAATAAGAGAATGGCAAAGGCGTTCGGTGTTCTCTTTATGCTCTACCTGGGAGGACGGGTCCTGGCAGACTGTTGGGGAAATTCCAGGGGACGCAAACCGAAGGAGGGAACCTGTACCTCCAACCCTGAAAATTTTGATCTTCACGATTTTAACCTGAATCTCTTCTCCTCGGAATGGGCAATGATGGCGTTTCTTTCGACCGCCTTCGGGCGTTCAGGAACCATCGCCGGCAACGCGACGGATGTCCTCTACCATAAGATAGGGAACGCTGTTCATAAAAAACCGAGGTCTATCCTGAATCGACTCCTTGGAGGAGACTTCCTCCGAACGACAGATTACACACGGGTCAGGGCGGAGGCGATTCAATTGCCAAAAGTCACCAAGGATGAATTAATGGCAGGTACGATGAAAGGGCCCTTGGCATGGAAGATCGGGGTCGCTGGCATCGCCCTGGGGCTTATTGGACTCGGCATTTATTCCGCCTTCAATATGGCGGATGATGAGAATTGTAATCCTTATAAAGATCTCTTTCTCGCATCTGTCGGGGCTGCGGTGTTTGGGGTCACTGCCGCTACCTCTTTCTCCAGCAATGGGAGGAAGATATTCGACGCCGGCACCTTTATCTCGAGACACATCTTCCGGGCGCCACGCCTCTCCCATATGCTCCTCTTTACCGCTGTCGGAATGATTACAACCAACATGATCAATTTTACGCTACGCTGGATTCAAGGATTCAGGAATATCGATTATTATGTTCAGAACGCACTCCGAACCGTCTATGGACCGATGCCGAACCGAATCTTTGCCAATGCTTGGTCATCTTTAAGGACGGACCCCTTTGGTAATATTGAGCTCCGGCTACCTGGGCAGATCCTTTTTTATCAAACGGTTGAAATTCTGACGCAGCCCAAGGAGACAATCAGTCAAAAATATCGGGAACTCGTGCAAGATTATCGTGGCAAAGACGATCCGGAAGATGTTCGAAGATATCGTCAGAGATTGGTTAAAAAAGAAAACGATCTTATCGATGTCCTCCGTGGCCAGGGGATCAGTATCACCGAGCTGGAAAGATTTTATCGGCTCGTAAAGGCAGAAAAGAAGGAAGAAGCGAAGAAACTTGCAATCTACGAGGTAATCCGCTCCGAGGCACTCGCAGAACAGTATGTCAATATTTTGGGGATCCAGGACGAATACTTCCTAACTCAAAACGAACTTCATCAGCAGGCCACATAATAACCCACCATAGTTCCCTAAAATGGTCCCAACGAGCGCCATCAATATTCCAGCGGGCAGCATATGTTCGCGATAGACCTCGGCGACAATCGGGCAACTCACAGTTCCCCCGATATTTGCCATGCTCCCTACCGCCCCAAAAAAGAGGGGGGCTCGGAGCAGACGAAGAGCAATCAGAATAAAGATGATATGAATTGAAAGCCAAACGATTCCGACGGCAAGATAAACTGGGGATTGGACAACCGCCCTGAGGTCCGCCTGGGCCCCCATTGTTGTCAAAAGCAGGTAGAGGGCCGCATAAGAGATCCGTGTCGAGCCTGCCCCCTCCAATTTCCTCAAGGGGGTAAAGGAAAGCAGCGCAGCGATCATTGTTGTTAAAATGACTCCCCAAAGCGTCGGGCTAAAGACCTTCGATTGATAGGGAACAAAATGCCCCAATTTAAAACAGAGAACCCCCCCCGTAAAACCAAGTGTCAGAATGACAAGGATATCCGTGACCGTCGAGGGTCTCAAAACCTGCTTATGAAAACCCTCCAGCTTCTTCTGTACCTCCAGGATCATCGAGGTATCGGCACGATTCCAGGTATCAAATTTCCCCTGGAACGTCGAAAAGAACATCAAAAGCGCCATCCAGGAGAAGCCAACAATCGTGTCAATGACAATCGCCGGGGAGACAAACTGCTGGGGGGCCTGAAGCCCCTGGGCGATCGCGGCGAAGTTGCTTACCCCACCGATCCAACTCCCGGCGAGGGCAGCGAGCCCCATCCAACTGTCAGGATGGAGGTAGTTTTTGAAAAGCGCAACCGCTATAGGTCCGCCGAGAATCACACCCAACGTCCCTGAAAGCATCGTTATAAGCATCTTGGGACCCAAGCGAAGGATCGCTGGAATATCAATCCCGATAAGTATCAGGAAAAGGGACATCGGGAGCAGATACTTCTTGGCCCATACGTAAAAGGCGCTTTCTGCCGGTATAACGCCAAAATTACTCAAAAGTGTTGGGACCAAATAGGCCAAAAAGATCGGAGGAATGATATCAAAAATCTTTTTTAATGACTTTCTGGAGGAGAGGAAAAAAATCGCCCCGAGAAGCGTGAGGAGGACAAGAAAAACATAAGAAGGCTCCTGAATAAGAGGCATAGAGCGGTCCGATATCCCTCAAGTTTTTGAAAAAGACAAGCAACTTTTGTTTTAAAATTGCGACAAAGCAACCAGTATGGCCATTAACCGGCCTCAGGCTCCTCAAGGAAACTCAGACGAGGGGGCGTTTCTCACAAGCCTCTCGACATTAGCCGGTCTCTTTTCAGCGGGAGTCATGGCGTATGAACGATACGCCCCTACCCTTCAATCAAGATTCCTGCATGCCTCAACCAGAGCCCGATATTTTTCTGAGAATTACGCCCGGGCCAACCTCCTCTCCGGCATCGGAGGCCTCTTCAAGACAGAAGCAACCCTCGCACGAAGCGTTGGTTTTGGACGTCTCAAGATAGCAGCGATGGTCGCGGGGTTCTTTGCGATGGCTCATGGGGCCCTGACAGCACACAAGAGACTTATTAATGACTCAAGCGAGAACCGGACCCAGGATCAATTCTATCAATGGAGCGGTATCTTTGGGGGGGGAACGATCGTCGCCTCAGCAATTTTCAGCCGGGTCCCCGGTTTCCAGTTTTTAACAATGATCGCTGGGATGACGATTGATGCCGCCGGCATCGGGATTTCAGGAGCTGATCTGACTCAGAGAGAAAGACTCGATATGGCGGGAGTCGGGAATTTTGCACTGCAGGCAACAATCACCTATCTTTTTGGTTGGGACAAAAAGACACGCCAGGCGCTTTCTGCTGCTGCGAACCAATTTCTTTCTGGTCAATATGGCCCATCTTTGGCGACCGCGATGGTCGGGGGGAAGAGTGCCAGCGTTCCTCGTATTGAGAGAAGCGACCCAACTCCCCCACATACCTTTTTAACGGAAGGGGCTGGTTCTGTTGCTGCCGGGACCGAGGGGCTACCGCCTGAAATTGTCCGGATTGTTATGCAGGAAGGGGGAGGAGATTTTTCACGCCCAAGGCATGCCTTTGAAACCGATAAAAATTTAAGGACTGAGACCGTTGTCTCTCTACGAGCGGCGTTTGAGGCCCAGCTTCATTTAAATACAGCCGACGGACCGGTTCGACTGATCGACATGCCGAGGGCCGCGGTCAAGGCGAGGTCCCCGAAATTTCTCACGGGTCATGATTTCGGCGCATGGGAGGCTGGATTCAGACAGGTTTATGACCCCAGGATCGGCGGAACAGTCGCTATCAGCACGCCAGGACAGGTACTTCGCCCAAGAGGAGTTGTTATTCTACTCCATGGAGGTTCCACAATAAGATCGACCCCTCAGTCATTGATTGAGGCGGCCGGCTGGTACCATGAACAAGGCTTTCAGGTGGTCATCCCCTCGCAACCCTTTCATGAATATGGGCCGGCAACAGCCGATTTTGATAACCTCGACCATAAGATGCAGTGGTTCCGAAGAATCATCGATTGTGCCGGGGACTATTTCCCGGAGTTTCGAGATCAGATTGGGCTTGCTGGTCGGAGTTTAGGCGGGAACGACGTCCTGGAGTATGCGGTACGCTATGGAAAAGGCGCGGATCGAGATCAACGCATCAAATTTATCCATGCCATGAGCCCCTATGCCCCTGCCTGGTCGGATACCTGCTTTGATATCTTGGGAGAACTTCATGCCGCTGGTCTCACTCCGAGAAATGAAGCGGGAGCCAAAAATATTCAAATGCTTGATGACCAATGGACTTTCTGCCGACCGAAGGCTGGAAAACCAGAGGTTCATCCTTTCCCCGGAGGGAGCCGTGAGACGCGATTTGGTGCGGCAGAGTACCACGAGATCACAACAAGATTTTCAGAAGGGGGAGACTTGGTTGCACGAGAAATCGCAGCGCTTGATGCGGAAATTGCGAGGGTCGAGCTTTTCGAACCTAAAATTACCGGTCCGAGGAGAGATGAGCTACTGGCACTGAAGGAAGACAGCCTTAAGGTATTGAGAAAAACACGTCGCGATCTTACCGGACCCGAGGGGGTCCATGCAAGGGAGATGAAACGCCAGAGATACCTCGTTCGGTTAGAGTTGGCCCGTCAACGGCACGGATATGAGATCGAGGCAGCCTGGGCCGATCCCTCACAATCGATACCGATCCAAAACGATATCGCCTGGAACCCGGCATTCGGGGACCCCTCCCCAACTGCCCTTGCCGATGTCGAGGTCCCGGTCTGGATAACGGGGGGAAGGCTCGATTCAGAATATATGTCGGCAACACCTCGGCATGTTGAATATTGGAGGATGGTTGCCGGCGATAATCGACATGTTGAGGTCACAGAGTACCCCTTCGGTTATCACAATCCATGGGAGACCGAGGGGGAGTTTAGCGTTGCGACCGCTGACGTTTATAGGAGAGGACTCCGGGCGCATCTCGATCGGACAATGCCGCTTGCCCCTCTCGATGTCCCGATGGACTACCGAATGGATCTGGTCTTGCGACACCAACATCAAATAAGCCCTGAGATTCCATCAGATAGGATCCTTGCAGAGATGGTTGCCAGAAGAGAAAATGTTGAGTGGGCAGCGATCCAGCCCTCGCGCCAGAGGAGCATTGCCGATGATATTATCAGGGGAAGGAGGAACTTTCGCCATGATGATGCAATCGCCAAACGAATTGGGATCCGTGATGTTGAGACTTGGTCCGATCAACTTCTCTCTCACGGAAACAAGCTCCTCAATACAGAAGATCGTGAGGTAGCGGCAGAGGTGACCCGTCTTCTCGGGATTTCTGAAAGACCAAGCTGGGGTGATGAAAAGGTACAGGAGTGGATAAAAGATTTACGACGGCATCTCTGTCTGGAAGCGGTTGACAGGAGAATACCTAAACCAGGAAAAGCGGCCGGTGAGATGGTGGATGAACCGGACCGATTTATTCGTGCCTTGATTGATAGAGGGGTATCAAAACTCAGTGAGGATCCGGCTATTCAACCCAAAATGAGCGATCTCGAGGTGTTGGGATTAGATCTGAACGCCCCACCCACTGAAGGCGAGGTTGGAACTGATCTGATGGCAAAACTTCTCGCACTGACCCCAACAACCCTTCTCGAGGAGAGGCTTGGTCTCAAGTTAAAATGGCCCGTCAAGAAACCTTAGTAGAAAAACCCAAAGAGATTGTTTTATGAAAATTCTGCTTACCGGCGGGACCGGTTTTATTGGGCGACCGCTTCTCAAAAAGCTTCTTGAGAAGGGTCATGAGGTGACCCTTTTAACAAGACAACAAATTCCAAACTTTGCCTGCCCCGACGGCACCGACGCCATCATCAACTTAGCCGGCGAGACGATCGCCGAACGCTGGACGAAGGAAAAAAAAGAAAAGATCCGAAGGAGCCGCGTCGATACCACGCGAGCGATCATTACAGCGATCGGAAAGACGAGCCAGAAACCGAGGCTTCTGATCAACGCCTCGGCGGTCGGTTATTACGGCGACACGAAGGAGGTCCCTGTCGATGAGTCATCACCAAGGGGATATGATTTCCTGGCCGAGGTCTGTCGGGAATGGGAGGAGACGGCCCAGGAGGCGGAAAAGGATAACGTTCGTGTCGTGAGACTCCGATGCGGTGTCGTGCTCGGAAAGGATGGAGGGGCCTTACAGAAGATGCTCCCTCCTTTTAAATTCTTCGTCGGTGGCCCTATCGGTTCCGGTAATCAATGGTTCCCCTGGATTCATCGTGAGGATGTCATCCATGCGATCTTCTTTGCACTCGAGAACGAAAAACTTTCAGGAGCTGTCAATGTCACCTCGCCGGAACCAATCCGTCAAAAAGAATTTGCGAAAATACTGGGAAAGGTTCTTGGGCGCCCCTCTTCTCTTCCTGTCCCCTCTTTTGTCCTGAAACTTCTCTTGGGGGAGATGTCGGAGATGTTGCTCACCGGG contains these protein-coding regions:
- a CDS encoding glutamate--cysteine ligase codes for the protein MIKEIVAKIRTKGPELEEWIQGRQGVAPPPVTLSTDIRNAGFKISVVDTNIYPAGFNNLCETFSENASKAFARYFEKYHPEIKHIHIYPEAHTRNEFYQENLKALVRILSAAGFETTVGLELRRADLILMNNDLSSGYPEELKALSIPVIPSPLLGWHSRRKSIHFQIYGDLIREVAALLEIDPWLLTPLSTVESAIDLGSTTCLDRLQQSADQLLREIRIKYQQYGIRQEPYLFVKNNSGTYGLGVLPIDSGAELLQLSSRLRKKIEYAKGGRPVTELLFQEGLQTIDLYEGKPLEPVVYLVGGTPVGTFFRYHDERNERQNLNAPGMRFSCVCYHQTDHAEDLFTVCDLVARIASVAATLEMGYVPK
- a CDS encoding DUF819 family protein gives rise to the protein MPLIQEPSYVFLVLLTLLGAIFFLSSRKSLKKIFDIIPPIFLAYLVPTLLSNFGVIPAESAFYVWAKKYLLPMSLFLILIGIDIPAILRLGPKMLITMLSGTLGVILGGPIAVALFKNYLHPDSWMGLAALAGSWIGGVSNFAAIAQGLQAPQQFVSPAIVIDTIVGFSWMALLMFFSTFQGKFDTWNRADTSMILEVQKKLEGFHKQVLRPSTVTDILVILTLGFTGGVLCFKLGHFVPYQSKVFSPTLWGVILTTMIAALLSFTPLRKLEGAGSTRISYAALYLLLTTMGAQADLRAVVQSPVYLAVGIVWLSIHIIFILIALRLLRAPLFFGAVGSMANIGGTVSCPIVAEVYREHMLPAGILMALVGTILGNYGGLLCGLLMKFVLS
- a CDS encoding TIGR01777 family protein → MKILLTGGTGFIGRPLLKKLLEKGHEVTLLTRQQIPNFACPDGTDAIINLAGETIAERWTKEKKEKIRRSRVDTTRAIITAIGKTSQKPRLLINASAVGYYGDTKEVPVDESSPRGYDFLAEVCREWEETAQEAEKDNVRVVRLRCGVVLGKDGGALQKMLPPFKFFVGGPIGSGNQWFPWIHREDVIHAIFFALENEKLSGAVNVTSPEPIRQKEFAKILGKVLGRPSSLPVPSFVLKLLLGEMSEMLLTGQRVVPKKLTEAGFQFQYPDLESALKAIFY